In the Ornithinimicrobium pratense genome, ACCTGGAAGGAGGCGACGGCCAGGTCGTAGCTGAACCGGCTGATCAGCACGATCAGCCCCCAGGGACGAGGGCGCAGCCGCACCAGCACGTGCGGCAGCGGGAAGAGCAACAGCACGATGACCGCGACGATCGCTCCGCCGACGACGGCCACCGGGGTGACCTCGCCCCAGAGCATGACCCAGACCACGGTCAGCCACAGCAGCGCCCACGGGGACATTCGCCACCGGCGGGGGGAAAGCAGACCTCTGATCATCACAGCGACACCCCCGATCCGAGCACGGCCTCCAGGTAAGGGGTGCGCTGCACGAGGTCCACGGCAGCGCGGGTGGCCACCCCGAAGAGCGGGCCGGCCACCACGGTCAGGGCGACGCCGACCCCGACCAGCGCGGTCGTGGGTACCAGCACCCCGAGGCCAAGGGCCGAGTGGTGGCCCCCGCGCACCGGGCCCGCGCCGGTCAGCCCGGTCGCGTTCTCCGACCAGAAGGAGCGACCCCACATCTTGGCCACGGCATAGAGCGTGAGCAGGGAGGTGGCCACCGAGGCGACGACGACGGTATAGGCCAGCCACGACCCGTCGCTGACACCGGCCTGGATGAGCCCGACCTTGCCCAGGAAGCCGGTGAAGGGCGGGATGCCGGCCAGGTTCATCGCCGGGATGAAGAAGAGGACGCCAACGACCGGCGAGATGCGCGCGAGGTCGCCGAGCCGGGTGCTGTCAGAGGAACCACCCACCCGTTCCACCAGCCCGACCACGAGGAAGAGCGTGGTCTGGATGAGGATGTGGTGGGCCACGTAGAAGATCGCCGAGCCCAACCCATGCGTGCTGCCCAGCGCGATGCCGAAGAGCATGTAGCCGATGTGGCTGACCAGGGTGAAGGAGAGCATCCGCTTGATGTCGTCCTGGGCGATCGCGCCGAGGATGCCGACCACCATGGTCAGCAGTGCCGCCCACAGCAGCAGGTCCTCGAACCGCGACTGCGGGAAGAGCAGCGTCTGGGTGCGGATGATGGCGTAGATGCCGACCTTGGTCAGCAGCCCGGCGAACACCGCCGTGACCGGTGCGGGGGCCGTCGGGTAGGAGTCGGGCAGCCACCCGGACATCGGGAAGACCGCGGCCTTGACCGCGAAACCCACCAGCAGCATCACGTGCAGCAGCGCCGCCGTGCCCGGGGAGATCTCTCCCAGCCGCTGGGAGAGCAGGGCCAGGTTGACCGTGCCGGTCGCGCCGTAGACCAGGCCGATGGCCGCCAGGAAGATCATCGAGGACAGCAGGGAGACCTGGACGTAGGTGATCCCCGCCCGCACCCGCTCCAGGGTGCCGCCGAGGGTGAGCAGCACGAAGCTGGCGGCGAGCAGCATCTCGAAGCCGACGTAGATGTGGAACAGGTCTCCGGCGACGAAGGTGGTGGTGACGCCGGCGGCGAGCACCAGCAGCGAGGGGTGGAAGACCGGAAGGGGGGAG is a window encoding:
- a CDS encoding Na+/H+ antiporter subunit D, producing MITEYAWLVPMVVLLPLVGAGLTLAAARNTWVQRVVSMCVLIGMLGCAGVLLWAADTLGPQVMYVGGWTPFEGITLVVDRLSALMVIVSTTVTLAVLAYSIGQGASSFDDESDGHSPLPVFHPSLLVLAAGVTTTFVAGDLFHIYVGFEMLLAASFVLLTLGGTLERVRAGITYVQVSLLSSMIFLAAIGLVYGATGTVNLALLSQRLGEISPGTAALLHVMLLVGFAVKAAVFPMSGWLPDSYPTAPAPVTAVFAGLLTKVGIYAIIRTQTLLFPQSRFEDLLLWAALLTMVVGILGAIAQDDIKRMLSFTLVSHIGYMLFGIALGSTHGLGSAIFYVAHHILIQTTLFLVVGLVERVGGSSDSTRLGDLARISPVVGVLFFIPAMNLAGIPPFTGFLGKVGLIQAGVSDGSWLAYTVVVASVATSLLTLYAVAKMWGRSFWSENATGLTGAGPVRGGHHSALGLGVLVPTTALVGVGVALTVVAGPLFGVATRAAVDLVQRTPYLEAVLGSGVSL